Proteins found in one Streptococcus mitis genomic segment:
- the dltC gene encoding D-alanine--poly(phosphoribitol) ligase subunit DltC has translation MDIKSEVIEIIDELFMEDVSDMMDEDLFDAGVLDSMGTVELIVEIENRFDIRVPVTEFGRDDWNTANKIIAGIVELQNA, from the coding sequence ATGGATATCAAATCAGAAGTTATCGAAATTATTGATGAGTTGTTTATGGAAGATGTTTCTGACATGATGGATGAAGATCTTTTTGATGCAGGTGTCTTGGATAGTATGGGAACGGTTGAGTTGATTGTGGAGATTGAAAACCGTTTTGACATTCGTGTCCCTGTAACAGAGTTTGGTCGTGATGACTGGAATACAGCTAATAAAATCATAGCTGGCATTGTGGAGCTACAAAATGC
- the glpO gene encoding type 1 glycerol-3-phosphate oxidase, whose product MEFSKKTRELSIKKMQERTLDLLIIGGGITGAGVALQAAASGLETGLIEMQDFAEGTSSRSTKLVHGGLRYLKQFDVEVVSDTVSERAVVQQIAPHIPKPDPMLLPVYDEDGATFSLFRLKVAMDLYDLLAGVNNTPAANKVLSKEEVLERQPNLKKEGLVGGGVYLDFRNNDARLVIENIKRANQDGALIANHVKAEGFLFDESGKITGVVARDLLTDQVFEIKARLVINTTGPWSDKVRNLSNKGTQFSQMRPTKGVHLVVDSSKIKVSQPVYFDTGLGDGRMVFVLPRENKTYFGTTDTDYTGDLEHPKVTKEDVDYLLGIVNNRFPEANITIDDIESSWAGLRPLIAGNSASDYNGGNNGTISDESFNNLIATVESYLSKEKTREDVESAVSKLESSTSEKHLDPSAVSRGSSLDRDDNGLLTLAGGKITDYRKMAEGAMERVVDILKAEFDRSFKLINSKTYPVSGGELNPANVDSEIEAFAQLGVSRGLDSKEAHYLANLYGSNAPKVFALAHSLEQAPGLSLADTLSLHYAMRNELALSPVDFLLRRTNHMLFMRDSLDSIVEPVLDEMGRFYDWSEEEKAAYRADVEAALTNNDLAELKN is encoded by the coding sequence ATGGAATTTTCAAAGAAAACACGTGAATTATCAATTAAAAAAATGCAGGAACGTACCTTGGACCTCTTGATTATCGGTGGAGGAATCACTGGTGCTGGTGTAGCCTTGCAGGCGGCAGCTAGCGGTCTTGAGACTGGTTTGATTGAAATGCAGGACTTCGCAGAAGGAACATCCAGCCGTTCAACAAAATTGGTTCACGGAGGTCTTCGTTACCTCAAACAATTTGACGTAGAAGTGGTCTCAGATACGGTTTCTGAACGTGCAGTGGTTCAACAAATCGCACCACACATTCCAAAACCGGACCCAATGCTTTTGCCAGTTTACGATGAAGATGGAGCGACCTTTAGCCTCTTCCGTCTTAAAGTAGCTATGGATTTGTACGACCTTTTGGCAGGAGTTAACAACACACCAGCTGCAAACAAGGTATTGAGCAAGGAAGAAGTCTTGGAACGCCAGCCAAACTTGAAGAAAGAAGGCTTGGTAGGAGGTGGGGTTTACCTTGACTTCCGTAACAACGATGCGCGTCTTGTGATTGAAAACATCAAACGTGCCAACCAAGATGGTGCTCTCATTGCTAACCATGTTAAGGCAGAAGGCTTCCTATTTGACGAAAGTGGCAAGATTACAGGTGTTGTAGCTCGTGATCTCTTGACAGACCAAGTCTTTGAAATCAAAGCTCGTCTGGTTATCAATACGACAGGTCCTTGGAGTGATAAGGTACGCAATTTGTCTAATAAGGGAACACAATTCTCACAAATGCGTCCAACTAAGGGAGTTCACTTGGTAGTGGATTCAAGCAAGATCAAGGTTTCACAGCCAGTTTACTTTGATACAGGTTTGGGTGATGGCCGTATGGTCTTTGTTCTCCCACGTGAAAACAAGACTTACTTTGGTACAACTGATACAGACTACACAGGTGATTTAGAACATCCAAAAGTGACTAAAGAAGATGTAGATTACCTACTTGGCATTGTTAACAACCGCTTCCCAGAAGCCAACATCACCATTGATGATATCGAAAGCAGCTGGGCAGGTCTTCGTCCATTGATCGCAGGCAATAGCGCTTCTGACTACAATGGCGGAAATAACGGAACTATCAGTGATGAAAGCTTTAATAACTTGATCGCGACTGTTGAATCTTATCTTTCTAAAGAAAAAACGCGTGAAGATGTTGAGTCTGCTGTCAGCAAGCTTGAAAGCAGCACCTCTGAGAAACATTTGGATCCATCTGCAGTTTCACGTGGTTCTAGCTTGGACCGAGATGATAATGGTCTCTTGACCCTTGCTGGTGGTAAAATCACAGACTACCGTAAGATGGCTGAAGGAGCTATGGAGCGCGTGGTTGACATCCTCAAAGCAGAATTTGACCGTAGCTTTAAACTCATCAACTCTAAGACTTACCCTGTTTCAGGTGGGGAATTGAACCCAGCAAATGTGGACTCAGAAATCGAAGCCTTTGCGCAACTTGGAGTGTCACGTGGCTTGGATAGCAAGGAAGCTCATTACCTAGCAAATCTCTATGGTTCAAATGCACCGAAGGTCTTTGCTCTTGCTCACAGCTTGGAACAAGCGCCAGGACTCAGCTTGGCGGACACCTTGTCCCTTCACTATGCAATGCGCAATGAGTTGGCACTTAGCCCAGTTGACTTCCTTCTTCGTCGTACCAACCATATGCTCTTTATGCGTGATAGCTTGGATAGCATCGTTGAGCCAGTTTTGGATGAAATGGGACGATTCTATGACTGGTCAGAAGAAGAAAAAGCAGCTTACCGTGCGGACGTCGAAGCAGCCCTCACTAACAACGATTTAGCAGAATTAAAAAATTAA
- the dltB gene encoding D-alanyl-lipoteichoic acid biosynthesis protein DltB, translating into MMEFFQQLPHLEPYGNPQYFVYVIAATLPIFIGLFFKKRFAWYEVLVSLFFIVTMLVGGKTNQLAALGIYLCWEILLVLFYKHYRKSKDGKWVFYLVSFLSLLPIIFVKVQPAINGTQSLLGFLGISYLTFRSVGIIIELRDGVIKDFTLWEFLRFLLFMPTFSSGPIDRFKRFNENYQTILERDELMDMLDESVRYIMWGFLYKFILAHVLGETLLPPLKNLALQSGGFFNHYALAVMYTFGLELFFDFAGYSMFALAISNLMGIRSPINFNKPFLSRDLKEFWNRWHMSLSFWFRDFVFMRMVMVLTRKKVFKNRNVTSSVAYIVNMLIMGFWHGVTWYYIAYGLFHGIGMVINDAWIRKKKTLNKERKKAGKPALPENRWIQLLGMVITFHVVMLSFLIFSGFLNDLWFKK; encoded by the coding sequence ATGATGGAGTTCTTTCAACAGCTTCCTCATTTAGAGCCATATGGGAATCCTCAGTATTTTGTCTATGTGATTGCTGCAACCTTGCCCATCTTTATCGGTCTCTTTTTCAAGAAACGCTTTGCCTGGTACGAGGTATTGGTTAGTCTCTTCTTTATCGTTACCATGCTGGTAGGTGGGAAGACCAATCAATTAGCTGCCTTGGGTATTTATCTGTGCTGGGAAATATTGCTCGTACTCTTCTACAAGCATTATCGAAAAAGTAAGGATGGCAAGTGGGTCTTCTACCTAGTTAGTTTTCTGTCCCTCCTTCCGATTATCTTTGTCAAGGTGCAGCCGGCTATCAATGGAACGCAGTCTTTGCTTGGGTTTTTGGGAATTTCTTACCTGACCTTTCGTTCGGTTGGGATTATCATCGAGCTGAGAGATGGAGTGATTAAGGATTTTACCCTCTGGGAATTCCTCCGTTTTCTTCTCTTCATGCCGACTTTTTCAAGTGGCCCAATCGATCGCTTTAAGCGATTTAATGAAAATTATCAGACCATTCTTGAGCGGGATGAGTTGATGGATATGTTGGATGAATCTGTTCGCTATATTATGTGGGGATTTTTGTACAAGTTTATCCTAGCTCATGTTTTAGGAGAAACCTTACTCCCTCCTCTGAAGAATCTAGCCTTGCAGTCAGGTGGCTTCTTTAACCACTATGCCTTGGCAGTCATGTATACCTTTGGTCTGGAGCTCTTTTTTGACTTTGCAGGGTACTCTATGTTTGCCTTAGCCATTTCAAATTTGATGGGAATTCGTAGCCCTATCAACTTTAACAAACCTTTTTTATCAAGAGATTTAAAGGAATTTTGGAATCGCTGGCATATGAGTCTGTCCTTCTGGTTCCGTGACTTTGTCTTTATGCGAATGGTCATGGTATTGACCAGAAAGAAGGTCTTTAAAAATCGCAATGTAACCTCAAGTGTGGCCTACATTGTAAATATGCTGATTATGGGATTTTGGCATGGTGTGACCTGGTACTACATCGCCTATGGACTCTTTCATGGGATTGGAATGGTCATCAATGACGCTTGGATTCGTAAGAAAAAAACACTCAATAAGGAACGGAAAAAAGCAGGGAAGCCTGCTCTACCTGAGAATCGCTGGATTCAGTTGCTTGGCATGGTTATCACCTTCCATGTCGTTATGCTGTCATTCTTGATCTTTTCTGGATTTTTGAATGATTTATGGTTTAAAAAATAA
- the glpK gene encoding glycerol kinase GlpK, whose amino-acid sequence MSQEKFIMAIDQGTTSSRAIIFNKKGEKVSSSQKEFTQIFPQAGWVEHNANEIWNSVQSVIAGAFIESGVKPNQIEAIGITNQRETTVVWDKKTGLPIYNAIVWQSRQTAPLAEQLKSQGYVEKFHEKTGLIIDAYFSATKVRWILDHVEGAQERAEKGELLFGTIDTWLVWKLTDGAAHVTDYSNAARTMLYNIKELKWDDEILEILNIPKAMLPEVRSNSEIYGKTAPFHFYGGEVPISGMAGDQQAALFGQLAFEPGMVKNTYGTGSFIIMNTGEEMQLSENNLLTTIGYGINGKVYYALEGSIFIAGSAIQWLRDGLRMVENSPESEKYALDSHNNDEVYVVPAFTGLGAPYWNQNARGSVFGLTRGTSKEDFIKATLQSIAYQVRDIIDTMQVDAQTAIQVLKVDGGAAMNNFLMQFQADILGIDIARAKNLETTALGAAFLAGLSVGYWKDLDELKLLNETGELFEPSMNESRKEQLYKGWKKAVKATQVFAEVDD is encoded by the coding sequence ATGTCACAAGAAAAATTCATTATGGCCATTGACCAGGGGACTACAAGCTCTCGTGCCATTATTTTTAACAAAAAAGGGGAAAAGGTTAGCTCGAGTCAAAAAGAGTTCACTCAGATTTTCCCTCAGGCAGGTTGGGTTGAGCACAATGCCAATGAAATTTGGAACTCTGTTCAGTCAGTTATTGCGGGTGCTTTCATCGAAAGTGGTGTCAAGCCAAATCAAATCGAAGCCATCGGGATTACCAACCAGCGTGAAACAACTGTTGTCTGGGATAAGAAAACAGGGCTCCCTATCTACAACGCTATCGTTTGGCAATCACGCCAGACAGCACCTCTGGCTGAACAACTAAAAAGCCAAGGTTATGTGGAAAAATTCCATGAAAAGACTGGTTTGATCATCGATGCTTACTTCTCTGCGACCAAGGTTCGTTGGATTTTGGACCATGTAGAGGGTGCTCAAGAGCGAGCAGAAAAAGGGGAATTGCTCTTTGGTACTATTGACACTTGGTTGGTTTGGAAATTGACAGACGGTGCGGCTCACGTGACTGACTACTCAAATGCAGCTCGTACCATGCTTTATAACATTAAAGAACTCAAATGGGATGATGAGATTTTGGAAATTCTCAACATTCCTAAAGCAATGTTGCCTGAGGTTCGTTCTAACTCTGAAATCTACGGTAAAACAGCCCCATTCCATTTCTATGGTGGAGAAGTGCCAATCTCAGGTATGGCTGGGGACCAACAAGCAGCCCTCTTTGGACAGTTGGCCTTTGAACCAGGTATGGTTAAGAATACTTATGGAACAGGTTCCTTCATCATCATGAATACTGGTGAAGAAATGCAGTTGTCTGAAAACAACCTCTTGACAACCATTGGTTACGGAATTAACGGCAAGGTTTACTATGCCTTGGAAGGTTCTATCTTCATCGCAGGAAGTGCCATTCAGTGGCTTCGTGACGGTCTTCGCATGGTTGAAAATTCACCAGAATCTGAAAAATACGCTCTTGATTCTCACAACAATGATGAAGTTTATGTCGTTCCAGCCTTTACAGGTCTAGGTGCTCCATACTGGAACCAAAACGCTCGCGGTTCTGTCTTTGGCTTGACTCGTGGAACAAGTAAAGAAGACTTTATCAAGGCGACTTTGCAATCTATCGCTTATCAAGTGCGTGACATCATTGACACCATGCAAGTGGATGCGCAGACAGCTATCCAAGTCTTGAAAGTAGACGGTGGTGCAGCTATGAACAACTTCCTCATGCAGTTCCAAGCTGACATTTTGGGAATCGATATCGCACGCGCCAAAAACTTGGAAACAACAGCTTTGGGGGCAGCCTTCTTAGCAGGTTTGTCAGTAGGTTACTGGAAGGATTTGGATGAGTTGAAACTCTTGAACGAGACAGGAGAACTCTTTGAGCCATCGATGAACGAATCACGTAAGGAACAACTCTACAAGGGTTGGAAGAAGGCTGTAAAAGCAACTCAAGTCTTTGCGGAAGTAGACGACTAA
- a CDS encoding ryptide export MFS transporter, protein MSNSFIKLLVSQLFANLADIFFRVTIIANIYIISKSVIATSLVPILIGISSFVASLLVPLVTKRIALNRVLSLSQFGKTILLTILVGMFTVMQSVAPLVIYLFVVAISILDGFAAPVSYAIVPRYATDLGKANSALSMSSEAVQLVGWGLGGLLFATIGFLPTTFIILILYIISSFLMLLLPKAEVEVLESETNLEILLKGWKLVARDPRLRLFVSANLFEIFSNTIWVSSIILVFVTELLNETESYWGYSNTAYSIGIIISGLIAFRLSEKFLALKWESILFSLIAMAIVTLTILFFPNAQMFLVFSALVGMLSQLKEVPESVFLQETVEENNLVNVYSVLEVISTLSFSVFVLLMSYITESFGISISFWLSAICLMIEAILIYIRRDYFR, encoded by the coding sequence ATGTCTAATTCATTTATCAAGTTGTTAGTCTCTCAATTGTTTGCAAATTTAGCAGATATTTTCTTTAGAGTAACAATCATTGCTAACATATACATTATTTCAAAATCAGTAATTGCCACGTCACTAGTTCCCATTTTAATAGGGATATCCTCTTTTGTTGCGAGTCTTTTAGTTCCTTTAGTTACTAAAAGGATAGCGCTAAATAGGGTTTTATCTTTATCCCAATTTGGAAAGACTATATTATTAACGATACTGGTAGGAATGTTTACCGTAATGCAATCCGTAGCGCCTTTGGTGATCTATCTATTTGTTGTTGCAATTTCCATATTAGATGGTTTTGCAGCACCCGTTTCCTATGCTATTGTGCCGCGCTATGCGACCGATTTGGGCAAGGCTAACTCAGCCTTGTCAATGAGTAGTGAAGCTGTTCAATTGGTGGGTTGGGGATTAGGTGGACTCTTATTTGCAACAATTGGTTTTTTACCTACCACGTTTATCATTTTAATCTTGTATATCATTTCTAGCTTTCTGATGTTATTGCTTCCTAAGGCTGAAGTGGAGGTGTTAGAGTCAGAAACTAATCTTGAAATTTTACTCAAAGGTTGGAAGTTAGTTGCTAGAGATCCTAGATTAAGACTTTTTGTATCAGCAAATTTATTTGAAATTTTCTCAAATACGATTTGGGTTTCGTCTATCATACTTGTCTTTGTAACTGAGTTATTAAATGAAACGGAAAGTTACTGGGGATATTCTAATACAGCATATTCTATCGGGATTATAATTAGTGGCTTAATTGCTTTTCGGCTATCTGAAAAGTTTCTTGCTCTTAAGTGGGAAAGTATTCTTTTTTCTCTTATAGCCATGGCAATAGTGACGCTGACTATTCTATTTTTTCCAAATGCACAGATGTTTTTAGTATTTTCAGCTTTAGTTGGTATGTTATCGCAGCTAAAAGAAGTTCCTGAAAGTGTATTTCTTCAGGAAACAGTAGAGGAAAATAACTTGGTTAATGTCTATTCCGTTCTGGAAGTGATTTCGACACTATCATTTTCAGTATTTGTTTTGCTAATGAGCTATATTACTGAGAGTTTTGGTATTAGCATCAGTTTTTGGCTATCAGCCATTTGTCTGATGATAGAAGCTATTTTAATTTATATCAGACGAGATTATTTTAGGTGA
- a CDS encoding helix-turn-helix domain-containing protein: MYLGDLMEKAECGQFSILSFLLQESQTTVKAVMEETGFSKATLTKYVTLLNDKALDSGLEMNISLEDENLRLSIGAATKGRDIRSLFLENAVKYQILVYLLYHQQFLAHQLAQELMISEATLGRHLASLNQILSEFDLSIQNGRWRGPEHQIRYFYFCLFRKIWSSQEWEGHMQKPERKQEIASLEEICGASLSSGQKLDLVLWSHISQQRLRANACQFQVIEEKMRGYFDNIFYLRLHRKAPSFFAGQHLPLGTEDGEMMIFFSFLLSHRILPLHTMEYILGFGGQLADLLTQLIQEMKKEELLGDYTEDHVTYELSQLCAQVYLYKGYILQDRYKYQLENRHPYLLMEHDFRGTAEEIFHALPAFHQGTDLDKKILWEWLQLIEYMAENGGQHMRIGLDLTSGFLVFSRMVAILKRYLEYNRFITIEAYDRTRHYDLLVTNNPIHKKEQTPVYYLKNDLDMEDLAGIRQLLFT, from the coding sequence ATGTATTTAGGAGATTTGATGGAGAAAGCCGAGTGTGGTCAATTTTCAATCCTTTCCTTTCTATTACAAGAGTCTCAGACGACCGTCAAGGCTGTAATGGAGGAAACAGGATTTTCAAAAGCAACCCTAACCAAATATGTCACCCTGCTCAATGACAAGGCTTTGGACAGTGGCTTAGAGATGAACATCTCCTTAGAAGATGAAAATCTGCGCCTGTCAATCGGTGCAGCTACCAAGGGGAGAGATATCCGGAGCTTATTTTTGGAGAATGCTGTTAAATACCAGATTTTGGTTTATCTTCTCTACCACCAACAGTTTTTAGCCCATCAGCTGGCTCAAGAATTGATGATTAGTGAGGCTACGCTTGGTCGCCACTTAGCTAGCTTAAATCAGATTTTGTCAGAATTTGATTTATCCATCCAAAATGGACGTTGGCGGGGTCCAGAGCATCAGATTCGCTATTTCTATTTCTGCCTTTTCCGCAAGATCTGGTCCAGTCAGGAGTGGGAAGGTCACATGCAGAAACCAGAGAGAAAACAGGAGATTGCCAGTTTAGAAGAAATCTGCGGTGCAAGTTTGTCTTCGGGTCAGAAATTGGACTTGGTTTTGTGGAGTCACATCAGTCAGCAACGTCTTCGGGCCAATGCCTGTCAGTTTCAAGTCATAGAAGAGAAAATGCGAGGGTATTTTGACAATATTTTCTACCTTCGTTTGCATCGAAAGGCTCCGTCCTTTTTCGCTGGACAACACCTTCCTCTAGGAACTGAGGATGGGGAGATGATGATTTTCTTCTCTTTCCTCCTATCTCATCGCATTCTTCCCCTTCATACTATGGAGTATATCCTTGGTTTTGGAGGGCAGTTGGCAGATTTGCTGACACAATTGATTCAAGAAATGAAGAAGGAGGAGTTGCTGGGTGATTATACAGAGGACCATGTTACCTATGAACTCAGTCAGCTTTGTGCTCAAGTCTATCTCTATAAGGGCTATATTTTACAGGATCGCTACAAGTACCAGTTAGAGAATCGCCATCCTTATTTGCTGATGGAACATGATTTTAGGGGAACGGCAGAGGAGATTTTTCATGCTTTACCTGCCTTTCATCAGGGGACAGACTTAGATAAGAAAATTCTTTGGGAATGGCTCCAGTTGATCGAATATATGGCAGAAAATGGTGGTCAACATATGCGGATTGGTCTGGATTTGACCTCTGGTTTTCTTGTTTTTTCAAGAATGGTAGCCATTTTGAAACGGTATTTGGAATACAATCGCTTTATTACCATTGAAGCCTATGACCGAACTCGGCATTATGATTTGCTGGTTACCAATAACCCGATTCATAAGAAGGAGCAAACACCAGTTTATTATTTAAAAAATGACTTGGATATGGAAGATTTGGCAGGGATTCGTCAGTTATTATTCACTTAA
- a CDS encoding MIP/aquaporin family protein, whose amino-acid sequence MMNELFGEFLGTLILILLGNGVVAGVVLPKTKSNSSGWIVITMGWGIAVAVAVFVSGKLSPAHLNPAVTIGVALKGGLPWASVFPYILAQFAGAMLGQILVWLQFKPHYEAEENAGNILATFSTGPAIKDTVSNLISEILGTFVLVLTIFALGLYDFQAGIGTFAVGTLIVGIGLSLGGTTGYALNPARDLGPRIMHSILPIPNKGDGDWSYAWIPVVGPVIGAALAVLVFSLF is encoded by the coding sequence ATGATGAATGAATTATTTGGAGAATTTTTGGGGACTTTAATCCTGATTCTTCTAGGAAATGGTGTTGTGGCTGGTGTGGTTCTTCCTAAAACCAAGAGCAACAGCTCAGGTTGGATTGTGATTACTATGGGGTGGGGGATTGCAGTTGCGGTTGCAGTATTTGTATCTGGCAAGCTCAGTCCAGCTCATTTAAACCCAGCTGTGACCATCGGTGTGGCCTTGAAAGGTGGTTTGCCTTGGGCTTCCGTTTTCCCTTATATATTAGCCCAGTTCGCAGGGGCTATGCTGGGTCAGATTTTGGTTTGGTTGCAATTCAAACCGCATTATGAGGCAGAAGAAAATGCAGGAAATATCTTGGCAACCTTCAGTACTGGTCCAGCCATCAAGGATACTGTATCAAACTTGATTAGCGAAATCCTTGGAACATTTGTTTTGGTGTTGACAATCTTTGCTTTGGGTCTTTACGATTTTCAGGCAGGTATCGGAACCTTTGCAGTGGGCACTTTGATTGTTGGTATCGGTCTATCACTAGGTGGGACAACAGGATATGCCTTGAACCCAGCTCGTGACCTTGGACCTCGTATCATGCACAGCATCTTGCCAATTCCAAACAAGGGAGACGGAGACTGGTCTTATGCCTGGATTCCTGTTGTAGGACCTGTTATCGGAGCAGCCTTGGCCGTTCTTGTATTCTCGCTTTTCTAA
- a CDS encoding teichoic acid D-Ala incorporation-associated protein DltX produces the protein MKQRKELYLFLGRTALYFLIFLGLLYFFSYLGQGQGSFIYNEF, from the coding sequence ATGAAACAGAGAAAAGAATTGTACCTCTTTCTTGGTCGGACAGCCTTGTATTTTCTTATCTTTCTAGGGCTGCTTTACTTCTTTAGCTATCTTGGTCAGGGTCAAGGAAGCTTTATCTATAATGAATTTTAA
- the dltA gene encoding D-alanine--poly(phosphoribitol) ligase subunit DltA encodes MSNKPIVDMIETIEHFAQTQPSYPVYNVLGQEHTYGDLKANSDSLAAAIDQLGLSEKSPVVVFGGQEYEILATFVALTKSGHAYIPIDSHSALERVLAILEVAEPSLIIAISDFPLEQVSTPMMTLDQVQEAFTQGTSYEITHPVKGDDNYYIIFTSGTTGKPKGVQISHDNLLSFTNWMITDKEFATPSRPQMLAQPPYSFDLSVMYWAPTLALGGTLFALPSAITQDFKQLFATIFSLPIAIWTSTPSFADLAMLSEDFNSEKMPGITHFYFDGEELTVKTAQKLRERFPNARIINAYGPTEATVALSAVAVTDEMLVTLKRLPIGYTKADSPTFIIDEDGNKLPNGEQGEIIVSGPAVSKGYMNNPEKTAEAFFEFEGLPAYHTGDVGTMTDEGLLLYGGRMDFQIKFNGYRIELEDVSQNLNKSRFIESAVAVPRYNKDHKVQNLLAYVILKDGVREQFERDIDITKAIKEDLIDIMMSYMMPSKFLYRDSLPLTPNGKIDIKGLINEVNKR; translated from the coding sequence GTGTCAAATAAACCAATAGTAGATATGATTGAAACCATTGAGCATTTTGCTCAGACACAGCCTAGCTATCCTGTTTACAATGTTTTGGGACAGGAACACACTTATGGAGATTTGAAGGCTAATTCGGATAGTTTGGCTGCAGCCATTGACCAACTAGGCTTGTCTGAGAAGTCTCCTGTGGTTGTTTTTGGTGGCCAAGAATATGAAATATTGGCAACCTTTGTAGCGCTGACTAAGTCAGGTCATGCCTACATTCCAATTGATAGCCATTCGGCCTTGGAGCGAGTTTTGGCTATTTTAGAAGTAGCAGAGCCAAGTTTGATTATTGCCATCTCAGACTTTCCATTGGAGCAGGTTTCTACACCGATGATGACTCTGGATCAGGTTCAAGAAGCCTTTACTCAAGGGACTAGCTATGAGATCACGCATCCAGTCAAGGGAGATGATAATTACTACATTATCTTTACTTCTGGTACGACTGGTAAGCCTAAAGGAGTGCAGATTTCCCATGATAATCTCCTCAGCTTTACCAACTGGATGATTACGGACAAGGAATTTGCGACACCGAGTCGTCCGCAAATGCTGGCTCAGCCACCTTATTCTTTTGATCTATCTGTCATGTACTGGGCACCGACCTTAGCACTTGGTGGTACACTTTTCGCTCTTCCTTCAGCTATTACTCAGGACTTTAAGCAACTCTTTGCGACCATCTTTTCATTGCCAATTGCTATCTGGACATCAACACCTTCCTTTGCAGATTTGGCTATGTTGTCAGAAGACTTTAATAGTGAGAAAATGCCTGGAATCACGCATTTCTACTTTGATGGTGAAGAATTGACGGTTAAAACGGCTCAAAAACTACGCGAACGTTTCCCAAATGCCCGTATTATCAATGCTTACGGCCCAACAGAAGCGACAGTAGCCCTGTCAGCAGTTGCTGTGACAGACGAGATGTTAGTGACTCTCAAACGCCTACCAATCGGCTATACCAAGGCTGATTCTCCAACCTTTATCATTGACGAGGACGGCAATAAATTGCCAAATGGTGAACAGGGAGAAATCATTGTTTCTGGACCAGCCGTTTCAAAAGGTTATATGAACAATCCTGAAAAAACGGCAGAAGCCTTCTTTGAATTTGAAGGGTTGCCAGCCTATCACACAGGCGATGTGGGAACTATGACAGATGAAGGCTTGCTTCTCTACGGCGGACGCATGGACTTCCAGATTAAGTTCAACGGTTACCGCATTGAGTTAGAAGATGTCTCTCAAAACCTCAACAAGTCTCGCTTTATTGAGTCTGCTGTTGCTGTTCCACGTTATAACAAGGACCACAAGGTACAAAATCTACTGGCTTATGTCATCTTAAAAGACGGTGTTCGTGAGCAGTTTGAGCGAGATATCGATATTACCAAGGCTATCAAGGAAGATTTAATAGATATCATGATGTCCTACATGATGCCGTCCAAATTCCTTTATCGAGACAGTTTGCCACTGACTCCAAATGGAAAAATTGACATCAAAGGATTGATTAACGAGGTGAATAAGAGATGA